The Camelina sativa cultivar DH55 chromosome 14, Cs, whole genome shotgun sequence genome includes a window with the following:
- the LOC104738983 gene encoding myosin-7-like, with the protein MAASAKVTVGSHVWVEDSDDAWIDGEVEEVNADDITVNCSGKTVVAKVNAVYPKDPEFPELGVDDMTKLAYLHEPGVLLNLKCRYNANEIYTYTGNILIAVNPFKRLPHLYGSDTMKQYKGTAFGELSPHPFAVADSAYRKMINEGVSQAILVSGESGAGKTESTKMLMRYLAYMGGRAESEGRSVEQQVLESNPVLEAFGNAKTVRNNNSSRFGKFVEIQFDHRGRISGAAIRTYLLERSRVCQVSDPERNYHCFYMLCAAPEQETERYKLGKPSTFRYLNQSNCYALDGLDDSKEYIASRKAMDVVGINSEDQDAIFRVVAAILHLGNIEFAKGEESEASEPKDEKSRFHLKVAAELFMCDEKALEDSLCKRVMVTRDESITKSLDPDSAALGRDALAKIVYSKLFDWLVTKINNSIGQDPSSKHIIGVLEIYGFESFKTNIFEQFCINLTNEKLQQHFNQHVFKMEQEEYTKEEIDWSYIEFIDNQDVLDLIEKKPGGIIALLDEACMFPRSTHDTFSQKLYQTFKDHKRFGKPKLAQTDFTICHYAGDVTYQTELFLDKNKDYVVGEHQALLSSSDCTFVSSLFPPLPEESSKTSKFSSIGSQFKQQLQSLLESLSTTEPHYIRCVKPNNLLKPEIFENINILHQLRCGGVMEAIRISCAGYPTRKPFNEFLTRFKILYPETTKSSYDEIDACKKLLAKVDLKGFQIGKTKMFLRAGQMAELDAHRAEVLGHSARVIQRKVLTYQSRKKFLLLQTVSTEIQALCRGQVARVWFETMRREAASLRIQKQARTYICQNAYKSLCTSACLVQTGMRAKASRVELQFRKKRRATIIIQSQIRRCLCHQHYVRTKKAAITTQCSWRVKVARRELRNLKMAAKETGALQDAKTKLENQVEELTSNLELEKQMRMKIEEAKSQEIEALQSALTDIKLQLKETQETKSMEISDLQSALQDMQLEIEELSKGLEMSNDLAAENEQLKESVSSLHNKIDESERKYEEISKLSEERIKEEVPVIDQSSIITLEAENQQLKALVSSLEEKIDALDRKHDETSSNITEQLKENVSSDYETVSNLAAENERLKALVGSLEKKVNERGNNSTKESLTEDASIDDERDLVRSLEKKIDETEKKYEEASRLCEERLKQVLDSETKLIELKTSMQRLEEKVSDMESEEQIRRQQALVNPASRKMSPQVSFTGPPPVENGHNEPIAPIPSKNFGTESFRRSRIERQPHEFVDVLLKCVSKNVGFSHGKPVAALTIYKCLIHWKMFEAEKTSIFDRIVPIFGSAIENQEDDNHLAYWLTNTSTLLFLLQRSIRQSSTGSSPTKPPHPTSFFGRMTQGFRSSSSPNLATDVVQQVDARYPALLFKQQLTAYVETMYGIIRENVKREVTSLLSSCIQSLKDSSSKSSVVNSPSKSSEEHSPTKPSEEHLPAKSSEENSPKKSSEEDSPKKSSEENSPTKSSEENSPKKSSEENSPKKSSVENSPKMSVGDKSPKKLSDEISPSIEGQAVKSSVENSPASSWQSIIGFLNYNLFTWKKNYVPLFFVQKIFSQTFQYINVQLFNSLLLEREYCTVNMGKEVKAGLDELESWCSQATEEFVGSSWDEMKHTRQAVLLLITELKSTITYDDLTTNLCSVLSTEQLYRICTLCKDKDNGDHNLSQEVISNLKLQTTNEDEDSRSFLLDDDSSIPFETDEISSCMQERDFANAKSASELADNPNFHFLKD; encoded by the exons ATG GCTGCTTCAGCCAAAGTAACTGTAGGGTCTCATGTCTGGGTGGAGGATTCAGATGATGCCTGGATTGATGGGGAAGTTGAAGAAGTTAACGCTGATGATATCACTGTTAACTGCTCGGGAAAGACG GTTGTGGCAAAGGTAAATGCTGTCTACCCCAAGGACCCCGAGTTCCCTGAACTTGGGGTAGACGACATGACAAAGCTTGCATATTTGCATGAACCAGGAGTTCTTCTCAATCTTAAGTGCCGATATAATGCTAATGAAATATAT ACGTACACAGGAAATATATTGATAGCTGTGAATCCTTTTAAGAGATTGCCCCACCTTTATGGAAGTGATACAATGAAACAGTATAAGGGTACAGCATTTGGTGAGTTGAGTCCACATCCTTTTGCGGTTGCAGATTCTGCGTACAG GAAAATGATCAACGAGGGAGTGAGTCAGGCTATCTTGGTGAGTGGGGAAAGCGGTGCTGGCAAGACAGAGAGCACGAAGATGCTCATGCGATATCTTGCATACATGGGCGGAAGAGCTGAGAGTGAAGGACGATCCGTGGAGCAGCAAGTTTTAGAG TCCAATCCAGTTTTGGAAGCGTTTGGCAATGCTAAAACCGTTAGAAACAATAATTCAAG TCGTTTTGGTAAATTTGTGGAGATTCAGTTTGATCATAGGGGAAGGATCTCGGGAGCTGCTATTAGGACATATTTGCTAGAGAGGTCGCGGGTTTGTCAAGTCTCTGACCCTGAAAGAAACTATCATTGCTTTTACATGCTTTGCGCTGCACCAGAACAG GAAACTGAGAGGTACAAGTTAGGAAAACCAAGCACATTTCGCTATCTAAATCAGTCTAATTGTTATGCATTGGATGGGCTTGATGACTCCAAGGAATACATAGCTTCAAGGAAAGCTATGGACGTTGTTGGGATCAATTCGGAAGATCAG GATGCAATCTTCCGAGTAGTGGCTGCAATCCTTCATCTAGGGAACATCGAGTTTGCAAAGGGTGAAGAATCAGAAGCTTCAGAACCGAAGGACGAGAAATCACGGTTCCATCTAAAAGTGGCAGCAGAACTTTTCAT GTGTGATGAGAAAGCTTTAGAAGATTCCTTGTGCAAAAGGGTCATGGTGACTCGTGATGAAAGTATTACAAAGTCTCTTGATCCTGATAGTGCAGCTCTAGGAAGAGATGCACTAGCCAAGATTGTCTATTCTAAATTGTTCGATTG GCTCGTGACCAAGATCAATAATTCCATCGGCCAAGATCCAAGTTCAAAACATATTATAGGTGTTCTGGAGATTTATGGATTCGAGAGTTTCAAGACAAACAT TTTCGAACAGTTTTGTATAAATTTGACAAACGAGAAGCTGCAACAACATTTCAACCAG CATGTGTTCAAGATGGAGCAAGAAGAATAtactaaagaagagattgacTGGAGTTACATAGAGTTTATTGATAATCAGGATGTCCTTGATCTTATTGAAAAG AAACCTGGTGGTATCATTGCCCTTCTAGACGAGGCTTG CATGTTTCCAAGATCAACACATGATACATTCTCTCAAAAGTTGTACCAGACTTTTAAAGACCACAAACGTTTTGGGAAGCCAAAATTGGCTCAAACAGACTTTACAATTTGCCACTATGCTGGTGAT GTCACTTATCAGACAGAACTGTTTTTGGACAAGAACAAAGATTATGTTGTTGGAGAACATCAAGCTCTCCTGAGCTCTTCAGACTGTACTTTTGTATCATCGTTGTTTCCACCATTGCCTGAGGAATCCTCCAAAACATCAAAGTTCTCATCAATAGGTTCTCAGTTTAAG CAACAACTGCAATCTTTGCTCGAGAGTTTGAGCACCACGGAGCCACACTACATACGATGTGTTAAACCAAATAACCTTCTTAAGCCAGAAATATTTGAGAACATTAATATTTTGCATCAACTTAGGTGTGGG GGAGTCATGGAAGCCATTAGGATTAGTTGCGCTGGATATCCTACTAGAAAGCCTTTCAACGAGTTTTTGACCCGgttcaaaattttatatccaGAGACTACAAAGAGCAG CTATGATGAAATTGACGCTTGCAAAAAGCTACTAGCAAAAGTGGACCTCAAAGGTTTTCAG ATTGGGAAGACAAAGATGTTTCTTAGGGCAGGTCAAATGGCAGAACTGGATGCTCACCGAGCTGAAGTTCTTGGTCATTCAGCACGGGTTATACAGAGAAAAGTCCTTACTTATCAATCTCGCAAGAAGTTTCTGTTGTTGCAGACCGTTTCAACAGAAATTCAAGCCTTATGTAGAG GACAAGTCGCACGTGTTTGGTTTGAGACCATGCGAAGAGAAGCTGCTTCTCTGAGGATACAAAAGCAGGCACGGACTTATATTTGCCAGAATGCCTATAAAAGCCTGTGCACGTCTGCTTGTTTAGTTCAGACAGGGATGCGAGCAAAAGCTTCCCGTGTTGAACTTCAGtttaggaagaagagaagagcgACAATCATTATTCAA AGTCAAATCAGAAGATGTTTGTGTCATCAGCATTATGTGAGAACGAAGAAAGCAGCTATTACTACTCAGTGCAGCTGGAGAGTGAAAGTTGCACGCCGAGAATTGCGAAATCTAAAAATG GCTGCTAAAGAAACAGGAGCACTTCAGGATGCTAAGACTAAGCTGGAAAATCAAGTGGAAGAACTCACTTCAAACTTGGAGCTTGAGAAACAGATGAGG ATGAAGATCGAGGAAGCCAAATCTCAAGAAATCGAAGCATTGCAGTCCGCTTTAACAGATATAAAACTTCAGCTCAAGGAAACTCAAGAAACCAAAAGTATGGAGATCTCAGACTTGCAGTCCGCTTTGCAAGACATGCAACTTGAGATTGAAGAACTCTCGAAGGGACTTGAGATGAGTAACGATCTTGCTGCTGAGAATGAACAGCTTAAG GAGTCGGTGAGTTCGCTGCATAATAAAATTGATGAATCCGAGAGAAAATATGAAGAAATAAGTAAGCTAAGTGAAGAGCGGATAAAAGAAGAAGTTCCTGTAATTGATCAGTCCTCGATCATCACACTTGAAGCTGAAAATCAACAGCTGAAG GCGTTGGTAAGTTCCTTGGAGGAGAAAATCGATGCATTAGACAGAAAACATGACGAAACAAGCTCAAATATCACAGAGCAGTTGAAGGAGAATGTCTCATCTGATTACGAGACAGTGAGCAATCTTGCAGCTGAGAATGAGCGGCTCAAG GCACTTGTAGGTTCATTAGAGAAGAAAGTCAATGAAAGAGGGAACAATTCTACAAAGGAGAGTTTGACAGAGGATGCTTCAATTGATGATGAGAGG GATCTGGTACGTTCCttggaaaagaaaatagatgAAACAGAAAAGAAGTACGAAGAAGCAAGTAGACTTTGTGAAGAGAGGCTGAAACAAGTTTTAGACTCAGAGACAAAGCTAATTGAGTTGAAGACATCAATGCAAAG GCTTGAGGAAAAGGTATCTGACATGGAATCAGAAGAACAAATTCGCCGGCAGCAAGCGCTGGTTAATCCTGCTTCCCGGAAAATGTCTCCCCAGGTGTCATTTACAGGACCACCG CCTGTGGAGAATGGACATAAT GAACCAATTGCTCCTATACCGTCAAAAAATTTTGGGACAGAATCTTTTAGACGATCTCGAATTGAACGACAACCCCAT GAATTTGTTGATGTTCTTCTCAAATGTGTATCCAAAAACGTTGGTTTTAGTCATGGAAAGCCTGTTGCAGCTCTTACAATATATAAATGTCTTATACACTGGAAGATGTTTGAAGCAGAAAAAACAAGTATCTTTGATCGAATTGTTCCTATTTTTGGTTCTGCAATAGAG AATCAGGAGGACGACAATCATTTGGCTTATTGGCTAACAAACACATCAACACTCTTATTCTTGCTTCAAAGAAGCATAAGACAGAGCTCAACTGGCTCAAGTCCAACAAAACCTCCTCATCCAACTTCATTTTTTGGAAGGATGACACAG ggttttcgttCAAGCTCTTCCCCGAATCTTGCAACCGATGTGGTGCAGCAAGTAGATGCTAGATATCCTGCTTTACTTTTCAAACAGCAGCTTACGGCCTATGTTGAAACAATGTATGGAATAATCCGAGAGAATGTTAAGAGAGAAGTAACTTCACTGCTTTCTTCCTGCATCCAG AGTCTGAAGGATTCATCATCTAAATCCTCTGTTGTGAATTCACCATCAAAGTCATCTGAAGAGCATTCACCGACTAAGCCATCTGAAGAGCATCTCCCTGCTAAGTCATCTGAAGAGAATTCACCAAAGAAGTCATCTGAAGAGGATTCACCAAAGAAGTCATCTGAAGAGAATTCACCCACTAAGTCATCTGAGGAAAATTCGCCGAAGAAGTCATCTGAAGAGAATTCACCAAAGAAGTCATCTGTAGAGAATTCACCAAAGATGTCAGTGGGAGATAAGTCACCAAAAAAGTTATCTGATGAGATATCACCATCTATAGAGGGGCAAGCAGTGAAGTCGTCTGTAGAGAATTCACCAGCAAGCTCTTGGCAAAGCATTATTGGGTTTTTGAACTACAATCTCTTCACATGGAAGAAAAACTAC GTTCCTCTGTTTTTCGTTCAGAAGATCTTCAGCCAAACTTTCCAATACATCAATGTTCAACTCTTCAACAG TCTTCTCCTTGAACGAGAATACTGCACAGTCAACATGGGCAAAGAAGTGAAGGCAGGATTAGATGAACTAGAGTCATGGTGCAGCCAAGCGACTGAAGAG TTCGTAGGATCTTCTTGGGATGAAATGAAACACACAAGACAAGCCGTCTTGCTCCtg ATTACAGAACTGAAGTCCACAATTACATACGATGATCTTACAACCAACCTTTGCTCG GTTCTTAGTACTGAGCAATTGTATAGAATATGTACTCTCTGCAAGGACAAAGACAACGGCGATCATAACCTATCACAAGAG GTGATTTCCAACTTAAAACTTCAAACGacaaatgaagatgaagatagcCGTTCCTTCTTGCTAGACGACGATTCCAG CATCCCTTTTGAAACCGATGAGATCTCGAGCTGCATGCAAGAAAGGGACTTTGCGAATGCAAAATCAGCTTCTGAGCTCGCTGATAACCCCAACTTCCACTTTCTTAAGGATTGA